The following are from one region of the Variovorax sp. V213 genome:
- a CDS encoding sll0787 family AIR synthase-like protein yields the protein MNGVHDIAEALRATRGFAHKRDISDVVSALGRSLPGGHAALAQAVPIGDDCAAIPDGHGGYLLFAIEGLVEDFIVRMPWFAGYCGVMVNVSDIYAMGGRPTAVVDALWSTGMNPADDVLRGMAEASVRYGVPVVGGHSNNRSERPQLAVAILGHARRLLTSFDAKPGDLLVMAADLRGAYEEPFPYWNASTSAPAARLRADLEVLPSIAEDGLSRAAKDISMAGAVGTAMMLLECSGVGATIDIDALPRPAGVPLMRWLSSFPSYGFVLSVAPAQVASVLGRFAARDIACGVIGEVDATRQVRLCRGGEEALLWDFASDAFIQPGTTDPHVAFEEKQACP from the coding sequence ATGAACGGCGTGCACGACATCGCCGAAGCCTTGCGTGCCACGCGCGGCTTCGCCCACAAGCGCGACATCAGCGACGTGGTGTCGGCCCTCGGCCGCTCCCTGCCGGGCGGCCATGCGGCGCTCGCGCAGGCCGTGCCCATCGGCGACGACTGCGCGGCCATTCCCGACGGCCACGGCGGCTACCTGCTGTTCGCCATCGAGGGGCTGGTGGAAGACTTCATCGTTCGCATGCCCTGGTTCGCGGGCTACTGCGGCGTGATGGTCAACGTGAGCGACATCTACGCCATGGGCGGCCGCCCCACCGCCGTGGTCGATGCGCTCTGGAGCACGGGCATGAACCCGGCCGACGACGTGCTGCGCGGCATGGCCGAGGCATCGGTGCGCTACGGCGTGCCGGTGGTGGGCGGCCACAGCAACAACCGCAGCGAGCGGCCGCAGCTGGCGGTGGCCATCCTCGGCCATGCGCGGCGGCTTCTGACGAGCTTCGATGCGAAGCCCGGCGACCTGCTGGTGATGGCGGCCGACCTGCGCGGCGCCTACGAGGAGCCCTTTCCCTACTGGAACGCATCGACCTCGGCACCGGCGGCGCGGCTGCGCGCCGACCTCGAAGTGCTGCCCTCCATTGCGGAGGACGGCCTCAGCCGTGCCGCCAAGGACATCAGCATGGCCGGCGCGGTGGGCACGGCCATGATGCTGCTCGAATGCTCGGGCGTAGGCGCGACGATCGACATCGACGCGCTGCCCAGGCCTGCGGGAGTTCCGCTGATGCGCTGGCTCTCGTCGTTTCCGAGCTACGGCTTCGTGCTGAGCGTGGCGCCGGCGCAGGTGGCTTCGGTGCTGGGCCGCTTCGCGGCGCGCGACATCGCCTGCGGCGTGATCGGCGAGGTGGACGCCACGCGCCAGGTGCGCCTGTGCAGGGGTGGCGAGGAAGCCCTGCTCTGGGATTTTGCTAGCGACGCGTTCATCCAGCCAGGCACGACCGACCCACACGTTGCGTTCGAGGAGAAACAAGCATGCCCGTGA
- a CDS encoding MSMEG_0570 family nitrogen starvation response protein, which yields MPVMHFHVRWPDASETRCYSPSRVVQDFLEPGERYGLDDFLRRTREALGIASERVRARYGFACSQAMDQLAEIERIALRFADVANAEVTVVAFD from the coding sequence ATGCCCGTGATGCATTTCCACGTCCGCTGGCCTGACGCGAGCGAGACGCGCTGCTACTCGCCCTCGCGGGTGGTGCAGGACTTCCTGGAACCCGGCGAGCGCTACGGCCTCGACGACTTCCTGCGGCGCACGCGCGAGGCGCTCGGCATTGCCTCGGAACGCGTGCGCGCCAGGTACGGCTTTGCGTGTTCGCAGGCGATGGACCAGCTGGCGGAAATCGAACGCATCGCCCTGCGCTTTGCCGACGTTGCGAATGCAGAAGTCACCGTCGTCGCCTTCGACTGA
- a CDS encoding MSMEG_0569 family flavin-dependent oxidoreductase: MSHPFGGRSHYSVIIVGGGQAGLSLSHCLQQRGIDHLVIEKRSLVHSWRTQRWDSFCLVTPNWQCQLPGWAYGGGDPHGFMVKDQINEWLAGFVAHVKAPAIEGVTVERVSRVPGTGERGHDRFAVQTDAGNYTADQVVVASGGYHRPIVPRLAEKLPASVAQYHSAQYRNPAQLPEGAVLVVGCGQSGAQIAEDLHLAGRKVYVATGDAPRCARFYRGREVVDWLADMKYYDMPVTEHPLREGVRDNTNHYVTGRDGGRDIDLRRFAMEGMELFGLLEGFDGGALAFKPNLRDNLDRADSVYNRINASIDGHIAAQGIEAPPPSVYTPVWEPPEERTRLDLEAAGIASVLWCIGFSPDFEWVDAPVFNGRGAPVHRRGVTGVPGLYFLGLPWLHTWGSGRFSGVARDAEFLAEAIAQKREMAAAGRQPGDEAREQQQTAAQLRAA, translated from the coding sequence ATGTCCCATCCCTTTGGCGGGCGCAGCCACTACAGCGTCATCATCGTCGGCGGCGGCCAGGCCGGCCTCTCGCTGAGCCACTGCCTGCAGCAGCGCGGCATCGACCACCTCGTGATCGAGAAGCGCAGCCTCGTGCACAGCTGGCGCACCCAGCGCTGGGATTCGTTCTGCCTGGTCACGCCCAACTGGCAGTGCCAGCTGCCGGGCTGGGCCTACGGTGGCGGCGATCCGCACGGCTTCATGGTGAAGGACCAGATCAACGAATGGCTGGCAGGCTTCGTCGCGCACGTGAAGGCGCCGGCCATCGAAGGCGTCACGGTCGAACGCGTGTCGCGCGTGCCGGGTACGGGTGAGCGAGGCCACGACCGCTTCGCCGTGCAGACCGACGCGGGCAACTACACCGCCGACCAGGTCGTCGTGGCCTCGGGCGGCTACCACCGTCCGATCGTGCCGCGCCTGGCCGAGAAACTGCCCGCGAGCGTGGCGCAGTACCACTCGGCGCAGTACCGCAACCCGGCGCAGCTGCCCGAAGGCGCCGTGCTGGTGGTGGGCTGCGGCCAGTCGGGCGCGCAGATCGCCGAAGACCTGCACCTGGCCGGACGCAAGGTCTATGTTGCGACCGGCGACGCGCCGCGCTGCGCCCGCTTCTACCGCGGGCGCGAAGTGGTCGACTGGCTCGCCGACATGAAGTACTACGACATGCCGGTAACCGAGCATCCGCTGCGCGAAGGCGTGCGCGACAACACCAACCACTACGTGACCGGACGCGATGGCGGGCGCGACATCGACCTGCGGCGCTTCGCGATGGAAGGCATGGAACTCTTCGGGCTGCTCGAGGGCTTCGACGGCGGCGCACTCGCGTTCAAGCCCAACCTGCGCGACAACCTCGACCGCGCGGACAGCGTCTACAACCGCATCAATGCGTCGATCGACGGGCACATTGCGGCCCAGGGCATCGAGGCGCCGCCGCCTTCGGTCTACACGCCGGTGTGGGAACCGCCCGAGGAGCGCACACGGCTCGACCTCGAGGCGGCGGGCATTGCGAGCGTGCTGTGGTGCATTGGCTTCTCGCCCGACTTCGAGTGGGTCGATGCGCCGGTATTCAACGGCCGCGGCGCACCGGTGCACCGGCGCGGCGTGACGGGCGTGCCCGGCCTCTACTTCCTGGGGCTGCCCTGGCTGCACACCTGGGGTTCAGGGCGCTTCTCGGGCGTGGCACGCGATGCGGAGTTTCTTGCCGAGGCGATTGCGCAGAAGAGAGAGATGGCGGCAGCGGGAAGGCAGCCTGGCGACGAAGCACGGGAACAACAACAGACCGCCGCGCAGCTGCGCGCGGCTTAG
- a CDS encoding response regulator has protein sequence MKILIADDHRLVIEAVKAKLSELEPGIEFVLAMSVDELLAGATDELDLALIDLNMPGADGQAHIDEIRRRHPAVPVIVLSGYEDPAIMRSALERGVLGFIPKAYSPEVMLSAVRLVLAGGVYVPPMMLTALPPGIVAGVAPTQNGEARSAGASSQTLEHLRSVLTERQVEVLQLLSQGKPNKLIGRSLGISEGTVKIHLAAIFRALNVRNRTEAVVAAQALTEAQQA, from the coding sequence ATGAAAATTCTGATCGCCGACGACCACCGGCTCGTCATCGAGGCGGTCAAAGCCAAGTTGTCGGAGCTCGAGCCCGGCATCGAGTTCGTCCTGGCGATGAGCGTCGACGAACTGCTTGCCGGTGCAACCGACGAGCTCGACCTGGCCCTGATCGACCTCAACATGCCCGGCGCCGACGGCCAGGCCCACATCGACGAAATCCGCCGCCGCCATCCGGCCGTGCCGGTCATCGTGCTTTCCGGCTACGAAGACCCGGCCATCATGCGCAGCGCGCTCGAACGCGGCGTGCTCGGTTTCATTCCCAAGGCGTATTCGCCCGAGGTCATGCTGTCGGCCGTGCGGCTGGTGCTGGCCGGCGGCGTCTACGTGCCGCCCATGATGCTGACGGCGCTGCCGCCCGGCATCGTGGCCGGCGTGGCGCCCACGCAGAACGGCGAGGCGCGCTCCGCAGGCGCTTCGTCCCAGACGCTCGAACACCTGCGCAGCGTGCTCACCGAGCGCCAGGTCGAAGTGCTTCAGCTGCTCTCGCAGGGCAAGCCCAACAAGCTCATCGGCCGCAGCCTCGGCATCAGCGAAGGCACTGTGAAGATCCATCTCGCGGCGATCTTCCGCGCGCTCAACGTGCGCAACCGCACCGAGGCGGTGGTGGCCGCACAGGCCTTGACCGAAGCGCAGCAGGCCTAA
- a CDS encoding DotU family type IV/VI secretion system protein — protein sequence MARLLDCFSAFVSFGLALDASIAAGGTTLSHDAAQQQARRLLDAARACAAASGTPAPQVESAAFAMVAWIDEILARHPGAASSAAPLQVQLFNSNNAHSEFFHHLSALTTQDDEVREVYWHALVYGFKGQYYFENGDRGELGKLKDLHAHQLRLRPLALGSLVQDRITPQPYRVADPAGPHDTQRRDRALLRASAALALLVPLVYLLWWLWLAGPPAVEPSLGQRIEQHLQTYACADLAAAADKDGNLRVSGFVSLPADLKRVEHEVAAMPGVKSPAFDVELRLWPHCEVFAILKPYQLRNRDKAYGLDVEALTARNGQLREGDSVRVQVAAPNHDSYLWVDYYTVDGSVMHLNAGQVATRLRAGEKLELGREVPTSWLVGPPFGSVLITVLSSPTPFNETADRPPFELASAYLLRLREALAANKGGDRLIADFVSLDTIAR from the coding sequence ATGGCCCGGCTGCTCGACTGTTTTTCGGCATTCGTCTCATTCGGTCTGGCTCTCGACGCATCGATTGCCGCCGGCGGCACCACGCTCTCCCATGACGCTGCGCAGCAACAGGCCCGCCGCCTGCTGGATGCCGCGCGCGCCTGTGCCGCCGCATCGGGCACGCCCGCGCCGCAAGTCGAATCGGCGGCCTTTGCCATGGTGGCCTGGATCGACGAGATTCTGGCGCGCCATCCCGGCGCGGCAAGCAGTGCCGCGCCCCTGCAGGTGCAACTCTTCAATTCGAACAACGCGCACAGCGAATTCTTCCATCACCTGTCGGCCCTGACCACGCAGGACGACGAAGTGCGCGAGGTCTACTGGCATGCGCTGGTGTATGGCTTCAAGGGCCAGTACTACTTCGAGAACGGCGATCGGGGCGAGCTTGGCAAGCTGAAGGATCTGCACGCCCACCAGCTGCGCCTGCGGCCGCTGGCGCTCGGCAGCCTGGTGCAGGACCGCATCACGCCGCAACCCTATCGCGTGGCGGACCCGGCCGGGCCGCACGACACGCAGCGCCGCGACCGCGCATTGCTGCGTGCCAGCGCCGCGCTCGCGCTGCTGGTGCCGCTTGTCTACCTGCTGTGGTGGCTGTGGCTGGCCGGGCCGCCCGCGGTGGAGCCGAGCCTGGGCCAGCGCATCGAGCAGCACCTGCAGACCTACGCATGCGCCGACCTCGCGGCCGCCGCGGACAAGGACGGCAACCTGCGCGTAAGCGGCTTCGTCTCGCTGCCCGCGGACCTGAAAAGAGTCGAGCACGAGGTGGCCGCGATGCCGGGGGTCAAGTCGCCCGCGTTCGACGTCGAGCTGCGCCTGTGGCCTCACTGCGAGGTGTTCGCCATCCTGAAGCCCTACCAGCTGCGAAACCGCGACAAGGCCTACGGACTGGATGTGGAAGCCCTCACGGCCAGGAACGGCCAGCTGCGCGAAGGCGACAGCGTGCGCGTGCAGGTGGCGGCACCGAACCACGACAGCTACCTGTGGGTCGACTACTACACGGTCGACGGTTCGGTCATGCACCTGAACGCCGGCCAGGTGGCCACGCGGCTGCGCGCCGGCGAAAAGCTCGAACTGGGCCGCGAGGTGCCCACCAGCTGGCTCGTGGGCCCGCCCTTCGGCAGCGTGCTGATCACCGTGCTCTCGTCTCCCACGCCGTTCAACGAAACCGCCGACCGGCCGCCTTTCGAATTGGCCTCGGCCTATCTGCTGCGCCTGCGCGAAGCACTCGCGGCCAACAAGGGCGGAGATCGGCTGATCGCTGATTTCGTGTCGCTCGACACGATCGCACGCTGA
- a CDS encoding type VI secretion system protein — protein sequence MTAAPSSAHLFWLLLLLCLIGFMLLYGTVRDAGRGARRRALRRRIDALGPPAADTDEAAIEAVRDAMSQARQALRQPPRQRSAPAPWFLFLGDAAANLPGLLAAAHAERLVPSGSEPFGEPYWRWWLTGSMAAIELHPTAVSEAAAAPHTRGLWLQALMALAERRERLPLNGLVVCVAASELLRAGTETMKPLAARMHRLLEEAGDTLRLQLPVYLVVTGLEQLAGYATLRGALPPEVLAQAIGHRLAEPHGGNDTAAARLDALFDPMARQLHALRMALLREQPSASGRLATHEFVEAMRALQPALRQVADALFESQGRGSRGLRWRGLYFTAAASGAAGGAFVNDLFAHFLPADQPLVRPGRPSHGSAAPP from the coding sequence ATGACCGCCGCGCCGTCGTCTGCCCATCTCTTCTGGCTGCTGCTGTTGCTGTGCCTGATCGGCTTCATGCTGCTGTACGGCACCGTGCGCGATGCGGGCCGCGGTGCGCGCCGGCGTGCGCTGCGGCGGCGCATCGATGCCCTGGGTCCGCCGGCCGCCGACACCGACGAGGCCGCCATCGAAGCCGTGCGCGATGCCATGTCGCAGGCGCGCCAGGCCCTGCGCCAGCCACCGCGGCAACGCAGCGCCCCGGCACCATGGTTTCTCTTCCTGGGCGACGCGGCGGCCAATCTGCCGGGCCTGCTGGCGGCGGCGCATGCCGAGCGGCTCGTGCCTTCGGGCAGCGAGCCTTTCGGCGAACCGTACTGGCGCTGGTGGCTCACCGGTTCGATGGCGGCCATCGAACTCCATCCAACGGCCGTCAGCGAAGCAGCCGCGGCGCCGCACACGCGTGGCCTCTGGCTGCAGGCACTGATGGCTCTGGCCGAGCGGCGCGAACGCCTGCCGCTCAACGGGCTGGTGGTGTGCGTCGCCGCGAGCGAGCTGCTGCGCGCCGGCACCGAAACGATGAAGCCGCTCGCGGCCCGGATGCACCGCCTGCTCGAGGAGGCTGGCGACACCCTGCGCCTGCAGTTGCCCGTCTACCTCGTCGTGACGGGCCTCGAACAGCTGGCGGGCTATGCCACGCTGCGCGGCGCGCTGCCGCCCGAGGTGCTGGCGCAAGCCATCGGCCATCGACTGGCCGAGCCGCATGGCGGCAACGACACGGCGGCAGCGCGGCTCGATGCCTTGTTCGACCCCATGGCGCGGCAATTGCACGCGCTGCGCATGGCGTTGCTGCGAGAACAGCCGAGCGCTTCGGGCCGGCTTGCGACCCATGAATTCGTCGAAGCGATGCGGGCGCTGCAACCCGCGCTGCGCCAGGTGGCGGACGCCCTGTTCGAAAGCCAGGGACGGGGTTCGCGCGGGCTTCGGTGGCGCGGCCTCTACTTCACGGCCGCCGCATCGGGGGCCGCCGGCGGCGCGTTCGTGAACGATCTGTTCGCGCACTTCCTGCCGGCCGACCAGCCGCTCGTGCGGCCCGGCCGCCCTTCGCATGGAAGCGCGGCGCCGCCATGA
- the tssJ gene encoding type VI secretion system lipoprotein TssJ: MRTLGTHHSSYGRTPAAVSRRLALGCGLALAGVLMAGCASKPVVTPVSITLVAGGDANPDARGRASPLTVRVYALKTPGPFEGADFFSLFEKDQATLGAELVQREEMLLRPGESKKLDLTLPADAKAIGVMAAFRDLDRARWREVRAVEPGKPQTLTVTFGARQIRVESK, translated from the coding sequence ATGCGCACGCTGGGTACACACCATTCGTCCTATGGACGCACTCCTGCCGCGGTTTCGCGGCGCCTGGCACTGGGTTGCGGCCTGGCGCTGGCTGGCGTCCTGATGGCCGGCTGCGCAAGCAAGCCGGTAGTCACGCCGGTGTCGATCACGCTGGTTGCGGGGGGCGATGCCAACCCCGATGCGCGCGGCCGCGCTTCGCCGCTGACGGTGCGTGTCTATGCACTGAAGACGCCCGGCCCCTTCGAAGGCGCCGACTTCTTCTCGCTGTTCGAGAAAGACCAGGCCACGCTCGGCGCCGAGCTGGTTCAGCGGGAAGAGATGCTGCTGCGTCCCGGCGAGAGCAAGAAGCTCGATCTCACCTTGCCGGCAGACGCCAAGGCCATCGGCGTGATGGCGGCGTTCCGCGACCTGGACCGTGCGCGCTGGCGCGAAGTGCGCGCCGTGGAGCCCGGCAAGCCGCAAACGCTCACGGTGACCTTCGGCGCCCGGCAGATCCGCGTCGAAAGCAAGTAG
- the tssA gene encoding type VI secretion system protein TssA: MLTNELVEALLTPVGEASPCGDDLEYDPAFTALAASSQGKPEQQFGDTVIPAVEPEWRDVAEQSDAILRRSKDVRAAVLLLRASTRLQGVAGFIAGLQLLIGLFDRFWDGIHPTLDADDDNDPTMRLNALAPLWDENMVLRDLYDAQVGVAPGVGPIRVRDVAIASNALTAVGGEPTYSMSQIQGGLEAIQAERPELLQAAVSVPGLVERLQALLVERTGRADAVDLGALRGIGRVLQRACSLASGAPEEVDAGDAGNDETQGAGAGAPRPAAARGEIQNRQDAVQMLDRVIRYLEQAEPGNPAPLLIERAKKLIGVSFLEIMANLAPNAMDTIENVTGKRPSE; this comes from the coding sequence ATGCTGACCAACGAACTTGTCGAAGCCCTGCTCACGCCCGTCGGCGAAGCATCGCCGTGCGGCGACGATCTGGAGTACGACCCGGCCTTTACCGCGCTGGCGGCGTCCTCGCAGGGCAAGCCCGAGCAGCAGTTCGGCGACACCGTCATACCCGCGGTGGAGCCGGAGTGGCGCGACGTGGCCGAGCAGTCCGACGCGATCCTGCGCCGAAGCAAGGACGTGCGCGCCGCGGTTCTGCTGCTGCGCGCTTCCACGCGGCTGCAGGGCGTGGCCGGTTTCATCGCGGGCCTTCAATTGCTGATCGGCCTGTTCGACCGCTTCTGGGACGGCATACATCCAACGCTCGATGCCGACGACGACAACGACCCCACGATGCGCCTGAACGCGCTGGCACCGCTGTGGGACGAGAACATGGTGCTGCGCGACCTGTACGACGCGCAGGTGGGCGTGGCGCCCGGTGTCGGCCCGATCCGCGTGCGCGACGTCGCCATTGCGAGCAATGCGCTGACCGCCGTCGGTGGCGAGCCGACCTATTCGATGTCGCAGATCCAGGGCGGCCTCGAAGCGATCCAGGCGGAGCGCCCCGAACTCCTGCAGGCGGCCGTGAGCGTGCCCGGCCTCGTGGAGCGCCTGCAGGCGTTGCTGGTCGAGCGCACCGGCCGCGCCGATGCCGTCGACCTTGGCGCGCTGCGCGGCATTGGCCGCGTGCTGCAGCGGGCCTGCAGCCTTGCGAGCGGCGCCCCCGAAGAGGTGGACGCCGGCGATGCCGGCAACGATGAAACGCAAGGCGCGGGTGCGGGCGCGCCGCGTCCGGCCGCCGCGCGCGGCGAGATCCAGAACCGGCAGGACGCAGTGCAGATGCTCGACCGCGTGATCCGTTATCTCGAACAGGCCGAGCCCGGCAACCCGGCGCCGCTCCTCATCGAACGCGCGAAGAAGCTCATTGGCGTGAGCTTCCTCGAGATCATGGCCAACCTCGCACCCAATGCGATGGACACCATCGAGAACGTGACCGGTAAGCGCCCGTCCGAATAA
- the tssB gene encoding type VI secretion system contractile sheath small subunit, producing the protein MAKSSQKFIARNRAPRVQIEYDVELYGAEKKIQLPFVMGVLADLSGKPVDPLAPVADRKFLEIDTDNFDSRMKAMKPRAAFSVPNTLTGEGDLKVDITFENMEDFSPAAVAKKVDALSKLLEARTQLSNLVTYMDGKGGAEDLLAKVLEDPALLATLAASKKPEDGTAPAA; encoded by the coding sequence ATGGCCAAGAGCAGTCAGAAATTCATCGCCAGAAACCGGGCGCCCCGGGTACAGATCGAGTACGACGTCGAACTCTACGGCGCCGAGAAAAAGATCCAGCTGCCTTTCGTGATGGGCGTGCTGGCCGACCTGTCCGGCAAGCCGGTCGATCCGCTGGCACCGGTGGCCGATCGCAAGTTCCTCGAGATCGACACCGACAACTTCGACTCGCGCATGAAGGCCATGAAGCCGCGCGCGGCGTTCTCGGTGCCCAACACGCTCACCGGCGAGGGCGACCTGAAGGTCGACATCACCTTCGAGAACATGGAGGACTTCTCGCCCGCCGCGGTGGCGAAGAAGGTCGACGCGCTCAGCAAGCTGCTCGAAGCCCGCACGCAGCTGTCGAACCTGGTGACCTACATGGACGGCAAGGGCGGCGCCGAAGACCTGCTGGCCAAGGTGCTGGAAGACCCGGCGCTGCTGGCCACGCTGGCCGCGAGCAAGAAACCCGAAGACGGCACCGCGCCCGCCGCCTGA
- the tssC gene encoding type VI secretion system contractile sheath large subunit, which produces MAEALEQQSALKDVAYEGSDFSSLLQKEFKPRSDEAKSAVEAAVLTLAQQALSNSTVIGKDVTKSIQAMIAAIDKKLTDQVNAILHNEEFQKLESAWRGLHYMVNNTESDEHLKIRVMDISKKDLGKTLKKFKGAAWDQSPLFKKVYEQEYGQFGGEPFGALVGDYHFDQSPPDVELLGEMAKIAASAHAPFITGASSNLMQMESWQELANPRDLTKIFSTPEYAGWRSLRESDDAKYLGLCMPRFLARTPYGANTNPVEEFDFEEDTAGADHSKYAWANAAYAMATNINRSYKIYGWGSRIRGIESGGAVENLPLHTFPSDDGGVDQKCPTEIAISDRREAELSKAGLLSLIHRKNSDFAAFIGAQSLHKPAEYDDPDATANANLAARLPYLFACNRFAHYLKCIVRDKVGSFKERDDMQRWLNKWIMNYVDGDPVNSSEETKARKPLAAAEVVVEEVEGNPGYYTSKFFLRPHYQLEGLTVSLRLVSKLPSAKGGK; this is translated from the coding sequence ATGGCAGAAGCACTCGAGCAGCAGAGCGCACTCAAGGACGTCGCGTACGAAGGGAGCGACTTTTCCTCGCTCCTGCAAAAGGAATTCAAACCCCGCAGCGACGAGGCCAAGAGCGCCGTCGAGGCGGCCGTGCTCACGCTGGCGCAGCAGGCGTTGAGCAACAGCACGGTCATCGGCAAGGACGTGACCAAGTCGATCCAGGCCATGATCGCGGCCATCGACAAGAAGCTCACCGACCAGGTCAATGCGATTCTTCACAACGAGGAATTCCAGAAGCTCGAAAGTGCCTGGCGCGGCCTGCACTACATGGTGAACAACACCGAGTCGGACGAGCACCTGAAGATCCGCGTGATGGACATCTCCAAGAAGGACCTGGGCAAGACGCTCAAGAAGTTCAAGGGCGCCGCCTGGGACCAGAGCCCGCTGTTCAAGAAGGTCTACGAGCAGGAGTACGGCCAGTTCGGCGGCGAGCCCTTCGGCGCGCTCGTGGGCGACTACCACTTCGACCAGAGCCCGCCCGACGTCGAACTGCTGGGCGAGATGGCCAAGATCGCGGCCTCCGCGCATGCACCCTTCATCACCGGCGCCAGCTCCAACCTGATGCAGATGGAGTCATGGCAGGAGCTTGCCAATCCGCGCGACCTGACCAAGATCTTCTCGACGCCCGAGTACGCCGGCTGGCGCTCGCTGCGTGAGTCGGACGACGCCAAGTACCTGGGCCTGTGCATGCCGCGCTTCCTGGCGCGCACGCCTTACGGCGCCAACACCAATCCGGTGGAAGAGTTCGATTTCGAGGAAGACACGGCCGGCGCCGACCACAGCAAGTACGCGTGGGCCAATGCGGCCTACGCCATGGCCACCAACATCAACCGCTCGTACAAGATCTACGGCTGGGGCTCGCGCATCCGCGGCATCGAGTCGGGCGGCGCGGTGGAGAACCTGCCGCTGCACACCTTCCCGAGCGACGACGGCGGCGTGGACCAGAAGTGCCCGACCGAGATCGCCATCAGCGACCGGCGCGAGGCCGAGCTCTCCAAGGCCGGCCTGCTCTCGCTCATTCACCGCAAGAACTCCGACTTCGCGGCCTTCATCGGTGCGCAGTCGCTGCACAAGCCTGCGGAATACGACGACCCGGACGCCACGGCCAATGCCAACCTGGCGGCGCGCCTGCCCTACCTGTTTGCCTGCAACCGCTTTGCGCACTACCTGAAGTGCATCGTGCGCGACAAGGTCGGCAGCTTCAAGGAGCGCGACGACATGCAGCGCTGGCTCAACAAATGGATCATGAACTACGTCGACGGGGACCCGGTCAATTCGTCCGAGGAAACCAAGGCGCGCAAGCCGCTGGCCGCGGCCGAGGTGGTGGTGGAAGAGGTCGAGGGCAACCCCGGCTACTACACCTCGAAGTTCTTCCTTCGCCCGCACTACCAGCTCGAAGGCCTCACGGTCTCCCTGCGCCTCGTGTCCAAGCTGCCTTCCGCCAAGGGCGGCAAATAA
- a CDS encoding Hcp family type VI secretion system effector: protein MAADMFLKLEGVDGESKDDSHKKEIDVLAWSWGASQSGTGHVGGGSGAGKVSVQDLSVTKYVDSSSHLLLLDCCNGQHIKKGTLVVRKAGATPLEYIKLTMEDIIVSNIHTGGSGGEDRLTETITLNFSKFKYEYTPQKSDGSGDGTKETGWDIAANKKV, encoded by the coding sequence ATGGCTGCAGACATGTTTTTGAAGCTCGAAGGCGTCGACGGTGAATCCAAGGACGATTCGCACAAGAAGGAAATCGACGTTCTCGCCTGGAGCTGGGGCGCCAGCCAGTCCGGCACCGGCCACGTGGGCGGCGGCTCGGGCGCCGGCAAGGTGAGCGTGCAGGACCTCTCGGTCACCAAGTACGTCGATTCCTCCTCGCACCTGCTGCTTCTCGACTGCTGCAACGGCCAGCACATCAAGAAGGGCACGCTGGTGGTCCGCAAGGCCGGCGCCACGCCGCTCGAATACATCAAGCTCACGATGGAAGACATCATCGTCAGCAACATCCACACCGGCGGCAGCGGGGGCGAAGACCGCCTGACCGAAACCATTACGCTGAACTTCTCGAAGTTCAAGTACGAGTACACGCCCCAGAAGTCCGACGGCTCCGGCGACGGCACCAAGGAAACCGGCTGGGACATCGCGGCCAACAAGAAGGTCTGA